In Saccharomyces eubayanus strain FM1318 chromosome XIV, whole genome shotgun sequence, the sequence CGAAATTTTGTCCCAGAATTCTGTTAAGCATTTGAATTTCGACGATTTGAAGACAGTGGAGGAAAAATTTGTTGGGCAATTAAAGCAAACTCCCCCCATATACGCTGCTTTAAAGATGGATGGTAAACCTCTCCATGAATATGCTCGAGAAGGGAAGCCTTTACCCAGAGCCATAGAGCCTAGACAGGTGAACATTTATGATTTGAAGGTGTTTCCTGATTCCCTTAAACGTGATCATGACTATTCTTTCTTAAGGCCCACGACAGAAGAAGCGGTTGACACTGTGAAAAACTTGAATGCAAACATGCTAAATGAtgttttgtatttctcAAAAGATTATACAGACAAGCATGGGCTGAAGTCTGAGGTCGCAGACGTAGGGGAGGCATTGCCATTGactaatgaagaagagcaagagaTTAAGGAAGAAGGAGATTCTTACAGAGCTCCAAAGTTGCACTTCAAAGCAAATGTATCTTCTGGGACATATATTAGATCTTTAGTGAGCGATATCGGTAAGGCTATGAGGAGCTCGTGCTACATGGTGAAATTGATTCGTTTACAACAACAGGACTGGtctcttgaaagaaataatgtCTTTCAATTGGCAGATTTCACTGAAAGAGATGAAAAAGTATGGAGTAAGGTATTGGAAAAGGTCCTGGACGAAGGGGCAAGTGTTGATGTTATAGAAGAATTAACGAAAGCAGAAAAGGAAGTACCAGCTGATGTAAAGGAGGACGTGGCGCCTGATACTCAATTAGAAGATGAAGTCACTGCTGAAACAGTGGAAACTGATATTGTTGAGGAGTCGTCTGGTACtttgaagaggaaaattGAGCAAGtgtaaaaaagaaagaggcAAACGTTTTCCCCATTTTTTATAAGTATATTTTCGTTTATCCATCCATTTgtgtttatatatataatttgTAAAAAACCATTTTTTGTGCATCTATGTCGTTaaattttatatttttctggtaattttttttgagctTTGCTATGTGTCCTTCAAAGGATGAATCGTcattaatgaagaattaCCTATGTAGTTGCATGTTGCGTAGTCAACGTCCATGTAGAAGTTGTAACTTTCGTAAAGTAAATCTTCCGTGGATTTATCATTAGGGCAGGCAAACCCGAAATCACTGGGGCAGTTTCGTACTAACGTATAGCACATATCAATACAAGGTAATATTTCATAATAATCATCTAAAGGTTTGATGTATCTATTCAGATAATCATTACGATTTTGCGTTTTATCTCTGTGAGTAAAGTACTTGGAATATAACGTGCTACATCTTGGAATTGACACTGCACATACCCAATCACGATATGCTTCAGCGCAATCTTCACAAGCCATGATCGGCGAATATCTTGCATCTTTGTCTGCGTCGCAAGATACCAACTGTAAAGCTTTGCTGAAATTTGAATATAAAGCCTCTGCAATGTGATCATAAGTTTGCGCCATGAGAGTCTTATTCTCCACCGAAAATGATGATGTGGGTACAGAATAAGCAACGTCACTACAGAAatccaaatcaaaaattaaagagCATGCATTAGTACTTTTGGTGGTGAAATAAACTTGTGAAAATAGCACGCCACCGACATTTGACAATCCATCACCGTTactgattttctttgttagGTAAGCGGTATATGTTGTTGAGCCGTTTAACCCGGTAATGTAAAACATTTCACTTACGCTGCCACCGTACTCTgtaatctttttttggatgaTCAAATCGGTACTCTCCAGTGGATTTGTACTGTTTGTTGTAACTGTTGAGTTTGAAGTGTCTTGAGATGAAACCAAATGCGGTCCATTTTTCACAGCACATAGAGATAGATTATAGTTTTCATTTAGCCGAGTCGACTCTTCGTACGAGTAAACATATAGATCGTATAAGGATGGATCATATATTGAGTAGTTATGGTAAACCTTTGCGTCAGCGGTAACATTCCCTGTGGACAGTAACGCAGAGTGCATATCTGTGTCTAACACCTCTACCCAGGGTCTTACGTCCCATTGGAAGACTAAATCATTCTCAGAGATACTCAATCTGTACTCCCAGATACCTGATGTGTCAGAACTGGACAGCGGTTGTTTTGTCGTGGCATTCACTAGCTCAGTGACCACATAAAGGTTTGAGTAGGTGGAGGTGGCATTCGAGCTAGACGATTGCACTGGACTAATGGCCAATGCTTGAATGTaaccattttgaaaaacagcACTCTGGCCAATACCCGGGTTGTCCAAAACAGACTCATTGAAAGAATAGTATATCATTAATTCAGCCCCCGTAATATTTTCGGGCATGTCGCAAATATTACCACTAATGAACATCAGTACTTCGTATGTGGGTGCGAACCCGTAACCGGAGGATTCTGCATCGATGGTGAACACGAAACTGTCCTTTTTGCCAGCAGTTAAATTGGAGAGGATCGGGGTCCATTCGTAGATGTTATCGGAATTGAAAATGGTTTGTTGACCAGTGGTCATGATGTTCTTGCGCCACCCATTTACACTGGGTACTTCTAGTGAAACATTCTTATGTGCGAAAGGGTTGAAGTCTTCGAATATTGCTTGAATGGTTGCCGCCAACAAGCAATAAACTACAAATAGAAACTGCCAAACAATCATTTCCAGCAATTACGAGCACTAGGCTGAGTGTTATGGCTGATACTATTAGTCAATATGGCGATCAGCCAGTTTTAGTTATTGGATCACGAAAGGCAGTACAGCGGTCCTTTTAATTACGCTAGCAGTTTACCCAAGAATAAAGTATAGGGCTCAACGCCATCGCATCGAAAGATACTTAATGTAgctttttcaatcttttattttttcttgcttttccAGTACGCGCTTTCttaagaaacaaaaaagaggaTATATAAATGAATATGAGATGaataaattttcaaaaatttgacGAATGCAAGGAAGGGATACCCCAACAAGACGGATTCAGGGAAGGATGTCAATAAATACGGGCAAGAAGAGCAAAGAGAACCTTCCATGGGTCGAGAAATACAGACCTGAAACGCTGGACGAAGTTTATGGACAGAACGAGGTGATCACCACGGTTCGTAAATTTGTAGACGAGGGCAAGTTGCCGCACCTTTTGTTCTACGGGCCTCCAGGAACCGGTAAGACCTCTACAATCGTTGCTCTGGCGCGTGAGATATACGGAAAGAACTACTCTAACATGGTTCTGGAGCTAAATGCATCTGACGATAGAGGCATTGACGTGGTGAGGAACCAGATCAAAGACTTCGCCTCCACAAGACAGATCTTCTCTAAGGGATTCAAGTTGATCATACTAGATGAGGCAGACGCCATGACGAATGCCGCGCAGAACGCATTGAGAAGAGTCATCGAACGGTACACCAAGAACACACGGTTTTGCGTTTTGGCCAATTACGCACACAAGCTTACTCCTGCGTTGCTGAGTAGGTGCACGCGGTTCAGGTTCCAACCTTTGCCCCAGGAGGCCATTGAACGCCGGATAGCCAACGTGTTGGTGTACGAGAAGCTGAAACTATCGCCGGACGCGGAAAAAGCTCTGATAGAGCTTTCCAACGGTGACATGAGACGTGTGTTGAACGTCCTGCAATCGTGCAAGGCCACTCTAGACAACCCTGACAGCGAAGAGATCAGCGACGATGTCATCTACGAATGCTGCGGGGCTCCAAGGCCGGCCGACCTTAAGATCGTGCTAAAATCGATGCTGGAGGATGACTGGGGCACCGCGCACTACACACTGAACAAGATACGTAGCGCCAAAGGCCTGGCGTTGATCGACCTGATCGAGGGCATCGTAAAGATACTAGAGGAGTACGACCTGCAAAGCGAGGAGACAAGAGTGCAGTTGCTAACCAGGCTCGCCGACATCGAATACTCCATATCCAAGGGGGGCAACGACCAGATCCAGGGCAGCGCCGTCATCGGCGCCGTTAAAACCAGCTTCGAGCACGAAGCTGCCGAGGCTAAAGTATAACCaaaatatgtatgtatagaTACACTATGTACATAACTGCATTGTGCAACACCACACACAACACgcaataaagaaacaaatatcCGTCTCTCATTTACATACCGGAAACCGTAAATCAATTGGCGTCTGCCCGCTCATGGCGGGATGCGAATCGCCAAACCGCTGCTGCAAGAAGCATTCCTCTTACGTGACGGAGCACTATCTCTAATTCCCTAAGGCCTTGTGAGAGGCAGATCGTAGGCTTACCGTTTTGCGCTTACCGGATCGGGCAGTGTTTCCCAAAGGGGTAACGTCGGCACGAACGAGAATTTCGTGTTAAAAATCGCGTCCGGCGCGAAAAATTTCGCGGAGGCGTGCGACGCAAAAGCGGCTCGAAATGTCGGGAGCCAAATAAGGCGATATGGCTGTGGGAAAGAATTTTGGCGTTATGTAGAAGAACAATTGGAATAATGCAGTGGTGGTGGTAAAACATATATAAGGCCCTTGGGCCGGCGTGGTGAAGAGGATTGGGATTCCTGTCTTGCGTTCTTGTGATGGTGTGTTGACCGGAGTACAGCAGCAATCGTCCATTgtcaacatcaacaacattattaacaacatcaacatgTGTGAATACAGCAAAGCTCTACATATTCTGCTCAAGTCTCCAGTCACGGACGACATAATAAAATTCTTAACCGACACCACGTTGAGGGTCCTGCCCTCGAGCAACTACCCAACGCCTCCCTGCTCTCCAGGCGGGAAGCCCGTGGCCAGGTTGCCATCGCTGATGACTTTCATCACCAGACTGGTCAGATACACCAATGTGTACACGCCCACGCTGCTCACTGCCGTGTGCTATCTGAACAAGCTGAAGCGCATCCTTCCCAAGGACGCAACTGGGCTGCCCTCCACCATCCATCGTATTTTCTTGGCCTGTTTGATACTGAGTGCCAAGTTCCACAACGACTCTTCGCCCTTGAACAAGCACTGGGCCAAGTACACAGACGGTCTTTTCACGCTAGACGATATCAACCTCATGGAAAGACAGCTGCTGCAGCTGCTGAACTGGGACCTCAGGGTCGACACTGAAGACTTGATCCTGGATCTACAGCCTCTACTGGAGCCCATCAAGCAGGACTTGGTGAGGTCCAGCgaccaaagaaagagaatagGCATGATGATGGCCATGAACAAGAGGGCCAGTGCAGGCACAAGTCCTATCGCTTCCAACAATAGATTCAAGCTTTAcgaaaagcaaagaaacgTGTCTATTGCATCGGACCTAAGTTCTGCCACGCTTGTTGACAGTTGTAACGACCTAAGAAGGCTGAAAGACGTCACCAATATACCGAACAGCACGCGTACCAACAGCAACTACGTGAAGTCTGTGGAGAGGTGGAACGACAACGTCAACAGACAAAGTTGGGATCTGGAACAGATCATGAGCCAGCATGGGTTTTAACAGCAACAAGACAGCCCCTGGTGGCTTTGGTGGGATacaaaagattttgataGAACAAAGTCAACGGATACTTAATATATTACATATTTACATAAACAAGGATACCTAATAAAAGCAATTAATACTAATTCTAAGAATCGTTTTTGATGTTTAATATGCTGCAGTATACGCACAATAGTAATGCTAGCAATAGACTCAGTGTTAAGCCCTAACTAGTTGCGCCATAGTTGAACGCCATCCGGGTGACGCTTTCTGtagaggaaaaaaaagaggaagaaatcCTCCCCGAAAAGTATAAAAAGCGAGCATTATTTTGACTTATATTCAACTATATCCCATCACTTCTCTTACTCCCTCTCATCCTCATAGATTCATAACAACAACCAACCATCCTCATATGAATCGGGCTCTTCTTTGATAAGTCTATCAAAGGCATTAACATTTTGTTTCGTATTAATACTTATAACGCAAAATGCAAGTGGAATGTATATTAAagggaaattgaaaatgacgAGAAAAAAGCTGTGCACCAGTCTGAACTTGGACGCCAGATGTACTCAGGCGTCCTATGAAGCATTAAGTATACCCAAATTTCTGATCCATTTCCCTTTATTTCCattcttttcacttttgCAAGTGTATTATGAACAAACTGTCAACGTGAATCCGTTCATTACAATTAGTATACGTTctatgtatttttcaatctttgTAAACTGTAGAACAGTGCTTGCGAGCCGAAACGCTCTGTGACTTACGTTAAGCTGTGTGCTGCATCGCACTTTATTTGCAACTGTATGTACGCGGGGCTCAGTTATGTTATATCAACGCACACTAGGAACTCTCAACTGCCACCGTATCACAGCACCAGACAGATTCTTTAGACGGTAAAATACCGAATGTcttgtattattttttagtttccTCTAATTAGGGAgtatttctttcattattttcctttcaaaACCGTGACATTAaagcaaaacaataaataaaaaagcaatTATCTAAAATTACGAGAACAtctctctctcttttcttgcaAGATGAGAATATCCATATCAATCGATGATGTACTGGGAAATGTAAATACAGACACAAGTATACCTCCCATCTATATTTCCTACGTATAGCCTATCGGTTTTGCCATTATTCATCTATGTTAACAATTGAAGCCACGTCTGTGGCGcaaaagatatatataaaatgATGGCATCCTGTTACGCTCCTTTGCTTGCATTATGCTAGCCCTGTCATTGACAGCACCTTCACAAAATCATCTATATCTTAAGGCGAATATGCTTTTGCTTGCATATGCAttgcagcagcagccaTTTAAGAAAATATTACACCCACACACCTCTACGTCCTGAGAATTTTGCTGCGAACACGAAGAGGcaaatttcaatttaaaGTAATTTACGCATAGAAGAGGTTGCCAAGAAACTTCAAACGCATTAAGGACAGAAGTTAGAAAGCGCCTGTATCCGAGAAGTTCCGAGTTTCCATCTACCTGCGCGCACTGTGTGTATCTGCTTACTGTTACGAGATTACGCTGTGTTTTGAAGCAACACCGACTGCAACTGGAAATCCTTGAGTAACCTACCATGTTCTCAGCACAAAAGCCAATGTATGGCTCTGGGACAGGCATAAATATGGGTGCCGGTGGACCCCCTGCAAACAATCCAGGATCGATGCCTATGCCCGGAGTCCCTTCGTCAATGGGCCCAGGCATGAACCAACAAATCCCTGGCGGTGGCCCAATGCTAATGAACAATACTcccaataacaataataacaacaacaacaacaataacaacaacaacaacaacatYGgcaataataacaataatggtaataacaacaataacaataacaacaacagcagtaGTAACGATGGTAATGCTGCCCGTGGCAACATGAACATGGCCAATAGTAGAGGCGCAATACACGCATTAGATGATCCTAATGTGTACCATTGGATTTGTCAATTGACATACGGCCCCCAAAAGGAACAAGCGTTGCTTGAACTTGGTCGCAAAAGAGAACAGTTCGATGACCTTGCTGTGGTTCTTTGGTCTTCGTTTGGTGTAATGACTTCGTTGCTGAACGAAATAATCTCTGTTTACCCCA encodes:
- the PUS4 gene encoding pseudouridine synthase PUS4 gives rise to the protein MNGIFAIEKPSGITSNQFMLKLQHALTKSQIFSKEIQRATAERREQYEQQTGKKASKRKLRKVSKVKMGHGGTLDPLASGVLVIGIGTGTKKLANYLSGTVKVYESEALFGVSTTSGDVEGEILSQNSVKHLNFDDLKTVEEKFVGQLKQTPPIYAALKMDGKPLHEYAREGKPLPRAIEPRQVNIYDLKVFPDSLKRDHDYSFLRPTTEEAVDTVKNLNANMLNDVLYFSKDYTDKHGLKSEVADVGEALPLTNEEEQEIKEEGDSYRAPKLHFKANVSSGTYIRSLVSDIGKAMRSSCYMVKLIRLQQQDWSLERNNVFQLADFTERDEKVWSKVLEKVLDEGASVDVIEELTKAEKEVPADVKEDVAPDTQLEDEVTAETVETDIVEESSGTLKRKIEQV
- the MID1 gene encoding Mid1p, producing the protein MIVWQFLFVVYCLLAATIQAIFEDFNPFAHKNVSLEVPSVNGWRKNIMTTGQQTIFNSDNIYEWTPILSNLTAGKKDSFVFTIDAESSGYGFAPTYEVLMFISGNICDMPENITGAELMIYYSFNESVLDNPGIGQSAVFQNGYIQALAISPVQSSSSNATSTYSNLYVVTELVNATTKQPLSSSDTSGIWEYRLSISENDLVFQWDVRPWVEVLDTDMHSALLSTGNVTADAKVYHNYSIYDPSLYDLYVYSYEESTRLNENYNLSLCAVKNGPHLVSSQDTSNSTVTTNSTNPLESTDLIIQKKITEYGGSVSEMFYITGLNGSTTYTAYLTKKISNGDGLSNVGGVLFSQVYFTTKSTNACSLIFDLDFCSDVAYSVPTSSFSVENKTLMAQTYDHIAEALYSNFSKALQLVSCDADKDARYSPIMACEDCAEAYRDWVCAVSIPRCSTLYSKYFTHRDKTQNRNDYLNRYIKPLDDYYEILPCIDMCYTLVRNCPSDFGFACPNDKSTEDLLYESYNFYMDVDYATCNYIGNSSLMTIHPLKDT
- the RFC3 gene encoding replication factor C subunit 3, which gives rise to MQGRDTPTRRIQGRMSINTGKKSKENLPWVEKYRPETLDEVYGQNEVITTVRKFVDEGKLPHLLFYGPPGTGKTSTIVALAREIYGKNYSNMVLELNASDDRGIDVVRNQIKDFASTRQIFSKGFKLIILDEADAMTNAAQNALRRVIERYTKNTRFCVLANYAHKLTPALLSRCTRFRFQPLPQEAIERRIANVLVYEKLKLSPDAEKALIELSNGDMRRVLNVLQSCKATLDNPDSEEISDDVIYECCGAPRPADLKIVLKSMLEDDWGTAHYTLNKIRSAKGLALIDLIEGIVKILEEYDLQSEETRVQLLTRLADIEYSISKGGNDQIQGSAVIGAVKTSFEHEAAEAKV
- the PCL1 gene encoding Pcl1p, with product MCEYSKALHILLKSPVTDDIIKFLTDTTLRVLPSSNYPTPPCSPGGKPVARLPSLMTFITRLVRYTNVYTPTLLTAVCYLNKLKRILPKDATGLPSTIHRIFLACLILSAKFHNDSSPLNKHWAKYTDGLFTLDDINLMERQLLQLLNWDLRVDTEDLILDLQPLLEPIKQDLVRSSDQRKRIGMMMAMNKRASAGTSPIASNNRFKLYEKQRNVSIASDLSSATLVDSCNDLRRLKDVTNIPNSTRTNSNYVKSVERWNDNVNRQSWDLEQIMSQHGF